The following are from one region of the Amia ocellicauda isolate fAmiCal2 chromosome 1, fAmiCal2.hap1, whole genome shotgun sequence genome:
- the cmpk2 gene encoding UMP-CMP kinase 2, mitochondrial encodes MARRLGCHLNQWCSRMCAIELDRRGDPVYFALNPNPPSYSERLGIHDFLDQGKGYSVHVSAGDRIQSARLYCELQNTLATQLPRTCSVWAMHAFQPDVDNSVIKGFFIQDAQDLPHTGGVLQDLVQRHRLDLCSYVPGEDGTQWWQWIWSQPDDKTMRVVHKYCIVAADIPEQHPSVLSIRNSVVFYSFEDAYTVLQECIEVIPESKEVLELADRCLHPKTRGDFPIIVIEGLDATGKTTLTQSLREALEGVLLRSPPACLSQWRARFDAEPPLIRRAFYALGNYITADQIARESMQAPVVVDRYWHSTAAYAIATEVSGKLENLPAPGSAEYRWPSDLLGPDLVVLLTVSPEERLRRFRGRGDDKTREEAELEANNLFRLKVEETYRRIGDPVCTIVDASPSREEVLQEVLQLVQSKFHV; translated from the exons ATGGCCAGACGCCTGGGCTGTCACCTCAATCAATGGTGTTCCCGAATGTGCGCCATAGAGTTGGACCGGCGGGGAGACCCTGTCTATTTTGCATTAAATCCCAACCCACCCTCTTACAGCGAGCGCCTGGGTATCCATGACTTTCTGGATCAAGGCAAGGGCTATTCCGTGCATGTGTCCGCAGGTGACAGGATACAAAGCGCCAGATTATATTGCGAGCTGCAAAACACACTGGCGACGCAGCTGCCGAGAACCTGCAGCGTCTGGGCAATGCACGCCTTCCAGCCAGATGTGGACAACTCAGTGATCAAGGGCTTCTTCATCCAGGACGCACAGGACCTCCCGCACACTGGAGGGGTGCTGCAAGATCTAGTCCAGAGACACAGACTGGACCTGTGCTCCTATGTTCCCGGTGAAGATGGCACACAGTGGTGGCAGTGGATTTGGTCCCAGCCGGATGACAAGACAATGAGGGTGGTCCATAAATATTGCATCGTGGCCGCAGACATCCCAGAGCAACACCCATCGGTGCTGAGCATTAGGAACTCGGTTGTGTTCTACAGCTTTGAGGATGCGTACACAGTTTTGCAAGAG TGTATTGAGGTCATTCCAGAATCAAAAGAGGTATTAGAATTGGCAGATCGGTGTTTACATCCAAAAACAAGGGGTGACTTTCCTATAATTGTCATCGAAGGACTGGATGCAACAG GAAAAACCACACTGACCCAGTCACTGAGGGAGGCTCTTGAAGGAGTGCTCTTGAGGTCCCCGCCGGCATGTTTATCTCAGTGGAGAGCGCGGTTTGATGCGGAACCCCCTCTTATTAGAAGGGCTTTCTATGCCTTGGGGAACTACATCACTGCAGACCAGATAGCACGGGAATCCATGCAGGCTCCCGTTGTAGTTGACAG GTATTGGCACAGCACAGCAGCCTACGCCATCGCCACAGAAGTCAGCGGGAAACTGGAGAACCTCCCAGCCCCGGGTTCTGCAGAATACCGCTGGCCTTCCGACCTCCTCGGGCCAGACCTTGTAGTGCTGCTCACGGTCAGCCCCGAGGAGCGTCTCAGGCGGTTCCGGGGCCGAGGAGATGACAAGACAAGGGAAGAGGCCGAGCTGGAGGCAAATAACCTTTTCCGGTTAAA AGTGGAGGAGACGTACCGGAGGATTGGAGATCCTGTCTGTACTATTGTTGATGCCAGTCCTTCGAGGGAGGAGGTTTTACAAGAAGTGCTGCAATTAGTTCAAAGTAAATTCCACGTTTAA
- the rsad2 gene encoding S-adenosylmethionine-dependent nucleotide dehydratase RSAD2 → MTSARARQTPDTRTAAAAEGGNMFATDIFLILHLCVSNACSVLCSMGSACWSWVGLSIEEGDPARVSCKPAGRSSRPGARDQRQEAPDAPVPTSVNYHFTRQCNYKCGFCFHTAKTSFVLPIEEAQRGLRLLKRAGMEKINFSGGEPFLHERGDFLGKLVQFCKQDLELQSVSIVSNGSLIREKWFQKYGDYLDILAVSCDSFNEETNSMIGRRQGKKSHLENLYKVQNWCREYKVAFKINSVINTFNVDEDMGDRIRELSPVRWKVFQCLVIDGENAGEDALREAERFVITDQEFQSFLERHRDVKCLVPESNEKMRDSYLILDEYMRFLDCREGRKDPSKSILDVGVENAITFSGFDEKMFLKRGGKYIWSKADMQLEW, encoded by the exons ATGACATCGGCCCGTGCCAGGCAAACACCAGATACAAggactgcagcagcagcagagggaGGAAACATGTTTGCCACTGACATCTTTCTCATCCTGCACCTGTGCGTGAGCAATGCGTGCAGCGTGTTGTGCAGCATGGGCAGCGCCTGCTGGAGCTGGGTCGGGCTGAGCATCGAGGAGGGAGACCCGGCCAGAGTCTCCTGCAAGCCCGCAGGGAGGAGCAGCCGTCCAGGCGCCAGAGACCAGAGGCAAGAAGCCCCAGATGCACCGGTCCCCACCAGTGTCAACTACCATTTCACACGGCAGTGCAATTACAAATGCGGGTTTTGTTTCCACACTGCAAAAACCTCCTTTGTCCTGCCTATAGAAGAAGCCCAGCGGGGGCTGCGGCTGCTTAAGCGTGCAG GAATGGAAAAAATCAACTTTTCTGGAGGGGAGCCCTTCTTACACGAGCGTGGTGACTTTTTGGGAAAACTGGTTCAATTCTGCAAACAAGATTTGGAGTTGCAAAGTGTAAGCATTGTAAGCAATGGAAGCCTGATAAGAGAGAAGTGGTTTCAGAAATATG GTGATTATCTAGACATTTTAGCGGTTTCCTGTGATAGTTTCAATGAGGAGACCAACAGCATGATAGGCCGACGACAGGGGAAGAAAAGCCACTTGGAAAACCTATACAAAGTACAGAACTGGTGCAGAGAGTACAAAGTGGCTTTCAAAATCAATTCGGTCATCAATACTTTCAACGTGGACGAGGATATGGGGGACCGCATCAGAGAGCTCAGTCCAGTGCGCTGGAAG GTATTTCAGTGCCTGGTTATTGATGGGGAGAATGCAGGTGAAGACGCCCTGAGAGAAGCAGAAAGATTTGTCATCACTGACCAGGAATTTCAGAGCTTCCTGGAGCGACACCGTGACGTGAAGTGCTTGGTGCCCGAATCAAATGAAAAG ATGAGAGATTCGTACCTCATTCTGGATGAATAT aTGCGTTTTCTGGATTGCAGAGAGGGCAGAAAAGACCCATCTAAATCCATCCTTGATGTAGGTGTTGAGAATGCCATTACATTCAGTGGCTTTGATGAGAAGATGTTTTTAAAGAGAGGTGGAAAGTACATTTGGAGTAAAGCAGATATGCAACTAGAGTGGTGA